The nucleotide window AAATGATTTATTTATTCTACACATCACTATACAAATGTTTATTTTGACATCATGTATGGCTACCAATGCCATGTAGCATATGGTTGAAACGTGTCATTTTTAAAACTCATCCTCCTAAAACAATTTTAAATAATTACACGTGTGTTGTCTATAATAATTCATCCTTCCTTTAATGTTTTAAATATcagaaacataaatacatttctcAGAATGCATTAGCTCAAACACTGCAGTATGAAACGGAACAATCCAATGACAATGTCAATTTCATGACAATGACAATGAAAGTCAAACTATTATTTCAAATGGTATGAGTATTCTTTGCATTAATAAGTGGCAGATCCATTTGATAAAATATGTGTCAAATTAATGAGACTTTAATGTCTCAGTTGAATTGGTTTGAATTGCTTTTAATTCAATTCTAGTTCCTTCAATTAAAATGATGCTTCCTGTGGGTTGTGGccaattcaaattcaattcaaattcaagGATTAATTTCAGAAATTCCGAATTGACGCCACCCCTAATACATTCGTGTCCCCCCGTACCACTTCGTAGATCCTTCATTCTGGATGCAACGGTATCGGTTTCCTCTTTAACTAGATTTAATGGCATGCCGACCCTTAAGAGAGTCCACTGTCCCTCCACAGCCTAAGTCCAGACCTCCTGGCCGATACTCCCTGCTCCAGGGAACATGCCCTCTCCCTTGGCCTGGGTGTCCAGGTTTTCCACCTGACCTCCACTTTTCCTCCACAGCCCAAgtccagacctccacaccttgCCACGCCATCACCCCTCTCCCTGGgcataacccaccaccccgtccaTAGGCATCCCCGTCCTGTTACATGCAATCCGTTACTACCCAACCCTGGGtatgagtctgaaatggggaATTGTACGTTTGGGTACACCTTCTTTCCATGGTTATACCTAATGTTCTCCTGTGTCCTTATTTCTCTTGGTTAGCCTACTGTCTGCAAATGCTGTTACATTGTAAATACATAGCAATTAAAAAGACATGTTTCACTTTGCATCAAATTGCTTGATCCTGGGTAGATACATTATAATTACAAGTGTATCCTTTGCAACAGCATCGTAGTAACATAACATTTGATTCAATGATTCCTTTGGGACAGGTTATAACATGGCATGGTGTGCCTTGTTTAAGGGTTGTTACAAGGTCCTAGTCTATTAGGATACACATATCAACAACATAGCTagctgttttttttgttatacTTTCCCTTGTAGTTACATGTAACAATGTCACATTTTGTTTGGAGTTATTAACATGGTAATTCACAGGTGACTTTGAAATGTGTAATTACAATACATAAGTTTGCAAAAACATGAAATAGATCATGAGTAATCACACATGTGGAATACCCTTCAGCAAGTGGACTTGTAATCACACCAGTTAACTGGCCTTCCATAGCTCTTCGGAGACTAAGTCAttggtacatttttatttataagGCCATACTGAGACAGTTCTCATTCGCGTACCTACATTGTCCAGCAGACTAAGGCCAATGATCacctacagtgtcttcagatagtattcataccccttgaattcctccacattttgttatgttaaagcctgaattcaaaattgattaaatatattttcttgtcacccatctacgcacaataccccataatgacagtgaaaacatgtttttagaattttttgcagtattactttagtgccttgttgcaaacaggatgcatgtttaggaatattttttttctgtacaggcttccttttcattctgtcaattaagttagtattgtggagtaactacaatgttgattcaGCCTCATTtctctatcacagccattactgttttaaagtcaccattggcctcattgtgaaatccctgagcggattCCTTGCTCTCTGGCAACTGTATTTATGTAGTGACTtgtgttgatacaccatccaaagtgtaattaagaaCTTCAccatgggcctcccgagtggcgcagcggtttaaggcaggGTTTGGCCGGACAGGATGTCCTCGTCTAGCGTCTAGCGATGTCCTCGTCTAGCgattccttgtggcgggccaggtgcaTGCATGATGACTTCGGTCACCTGCTGTACtgtatttcctccgacacattggtgcggctggcttccgggttaagcaagcagtgtgtcaagaagcagtgcggcttgggagtgtcgtgtttcggaggatgcgtggctcttgaccttcacctcttccgagtccgtacagttgcagcgatgggacaagactaactaccaaagggatattcaatgtctgctttttatttgtattttttttaacttatctaccaataggtattggaaaacctccctggtcttgtggttgaatcggtgtttgaaattcactgctcgactgaccgatcttacagataactgtatgtgtgaggtacagagatgaggcagtcattcaaaaatcatgttaaacactattattgcacacagagtgagtccatgcaacttattatgtgactcgttaagcaaatgtttactcctgaacttatttatgcttgccataacaaaggggttgaatgcttattgactcaagacattatcttttcattttttattaattagtaaaaattcagaaaaacataattccactttgacattatgaggtattgtatgtaggccagtgacaaaacaaatCTCTATTCAATCCAttctaaattcaggctgtaacacaacaaaatcagtaaaaagtcaaggggtgcgaCTACTTTATGAAAGCACTGTATGCTCACAGAACTACATCTCTTTGATGGTGCCTAAGGCAGGCACAGACCAAGGTGAAAAAAGCgttccagtaccctgccctctactTTGAAGGAGCTACAAAAGGACTTAAAATGACAGGAGCTCCTTAACTGATATTAAAGCCAGGGTAAAATCTATGGTGGAAAATGGTTTAGGGGGCTGTCAATGTTTTGACCCCTAGATGAACCACTTCTGCCAAAACTAATGTATTCAATGTGTAAACTGACATTTTTAAACTGTAGTgcttgtgttttatgttgtaaatgtttgAAACTTTGCTTGCTGATTTTTTTTGTCCAGGTCTCTCTTGCAAAATAGGTTTGTAatctcaatgagactaacctACCAGGAATTCAGCggaaaatgtatttaaactaAGAAATATGTTCCCAGGTATCCCCACAAATAAAGAGACATATGTaatcgtgtctcaatgtaatgAAGGTATAAAATGATTGTTATTGTCAAATACAAATCGGATTTGGGCTTACTTGTTGTCAATTTGAATTCGACAAATGATTATAAATTAGGTTTCGGCCCCCTTACCATCCATTCCGACAAAAATTGGTTTGCAGCGGAATCTAGTTGCTTACCCCTGGTGTAAAGTAAAAAGGATAACCCATGCTGACTGGTAAGGCATTCCGGATTAATTCTAGATATGCATTCAGTGATGGGAATTTTTTTTCCCGGAAACATGTAAATCATAGAGCTGGTAAATATTTTGCGGGGTACCAGGATATAGTGTTCAGTGATGGGAGACCATTATGTATTGGTCGACCGAGCGAAGAGGCTATGCTGGTACGTGCTGTCACTGTCCATTTCAACTGTTACCACCAATGCAGTTGTGACAAAATTAACCTGTTGCATGGAGAGTGTAGTAAAAATCACCTGGGCACTGAAGAAATCTGATTGGCATGTCCAGATACAGGTCACGTGGCTAGGTATTGGATATAGTAGCACATATGAATGTGGTCCAAATCAGAACTGAAAAGATGTGACTCCATGTGGTTTTTAGCTGTTCACACCATTCTAAAGAAGATTAAACTGTGTCACAGGAGAATTCTTTTGTTGTTGAATTGGGTCAATTTTAGCTGCAGTGTAAAGACAGCTTTAGTGTTGTATTGTAAGCAACAAAGGCAAATAATTCACAACAGAGGTTTCTATCATCAACTGTGCTTTAATGTAAAAAGAACAAGAAACAATAGTATTAACTTTTCTAAGTACGACCAGTTAAACAGTGTATTTTTTTTGTTAGTAGCTAAATATTTTCTATTTATATCATGAGTAATATTTGAACTAAAAGCTGCTTGGTTGCATAATTTAAATGCTTGGCTGATCTTCTCTTGAAGATGACAACTCTTTATTTCCTGTTATAAATTAATCTCAACCAGTTACATGTGTTCCACCTGGCAAGCATGGCTAGTTCCGAGGACCAGAGTCAGAGTAAGTCAAAATTATTTTAAAACATCCGACAAGTAGAAACCATAAAGTAAGTGCATTATCCAGAGGCACATTGCCACAGTGAAATGTGTACTCTGTGTCAGTCTTATCTGAACAAgtgctgtatacagtgccttcggaaagtattcagaccccttgacttttccacatttagttacagccttattctaaaatacattcaattgttttttccccctcatcaatctacacacaataccccataatgacaaggcaaaaactgGTTTGaagaactgaaatattacatttacataagtattcagaccctttactcagtcctttgttgaagcacctttggcagtgattacagcctcgagtcttattgggtatgacactacaagcttggcacacctgtatttggagagtttctcctattcttctctgcagatcctctcaagctatgtcaagttggatggggagcatccttgcacagctattttcaggtctctccagagatgttagatctggttcaagtccgggctctggctaggccactcaaggacattcagagacttttcccaaagccactcctgtgttgtcttggctgtgtgctaagggtcattgtcctgttggaaggtgaaccttcgccccagtctgaggacctgagtgctctggagcaggttttcatcaaggatctctctgtactttgcttcgttcatctttgcctacatcctgactagtctcccagtctctgcggctgaaaaacatcgccacagcatgatgccgccaccaccacgcttcacagtaggggtggtgccaggtttcctccaaacgtgacgcttggcattctggccaaagagttcaatattggtttcatcagaccagagaatctttaggtgccttttggcaaactccaagagggctgtcatgcgTCTCTACtaaggagtagcttccgtctgaccactctaccataaaggcctgcttggtagagtgctgcagagatgggagaaacttccagaaggacaaccatctccacagaggaactccggagctctatcagagtgaccattgggttcttggtcaactccctgaccaaggcccttctcacacgatttctcagtttggccaggaggccagctcaaattgataaaaaactgtttttgctttgtcattatggggcattgagTGTAGATTTAtgtctattttagaataaggctgtaatgtaacaaaatgtggaaaaagtcaaggtgtctgaatactttccgaaggcactgtatataataaaGTGCATTTGCATTTGCATTTGAAAACATGCACTCCAATACTAATAGGTGTGCTCTGTTAAAATAAATGTGTATGAATTAATAAAAAACCTGGCTTCCACCACAGTCACAGATAACCATGACGTGTTTCTCTATTAGCTGAGTGCTCCAATAACATGTTATTCATATATACCAGATCTGTCTTTTTCTGAACACTACTGCTGCCTCTCAGTTCTGATGATGTTTTTGACCTCATGGCCAAATTATTTATTGGAACTTATGAGAGCAACCAGTAAATGCTCCTTGTTAAATGAGCTCAAATAAAGTGCACCATGCTATGCTCACACTCCTTGGGCACAGTCAGTTTGTAGCTATGGCAGACCAACTTATAGTTTTGCCCCTCGTTGTTGTCCCAGTGCTCTTTCCCAGACACTTTGTATCGGACAGCAAATTCCAAAGCAGCTCCAGGTAGCAGGAAGGGAGGAACAGGCAGGTGGAAACGAAAGGTGTCACAATTGAGCTGCTCCTGCGTTCCATCCCAGGACTTGCAGGTGGTGGATACCCAGGAGGCCTTGGTTTCTGAGCTGCACCTCCATCCTGTGAAAGAATAGCGCACGCTCACCTCTTTCTCAAAATGGAGGTTGAGGACCTGAGTGATCCCGATGATGCCCAGGTCAAAGCACAAAACCCTCTCCAGACAGACTCTCTGCTGGCGCAGGCGGCTGAAGAATTCAGGTCGATCACCGGGTTGCTGAGGGAACACCGGCTTCAGATACGGCAGCGAGATTTCCAAGTTCTTCCCCCCAGCCAGCTCTGCACCCATCAAAAGCCTGAAGGAGACATGTTGTGGCACAAAGGGATCCTCCCCGGTTTTGAAAACCTTAACGTCCTCTAGGTCCAGGCCCAGACAGTCTACAAAACGCACCCCAACATTACGAGTGTGCCTCTTCCACTCTGTGGAGGAAGATAGAGATCGTGCACGTCTTCGGATAATGGGTTTGGGCATGGGCTCACACGAAAGGCCTCGACTAAACCCCAGTTCCCTGGGTGCAGAGGCTCTTGGGTTGGGTGGGCGGATTGGAACACGCTTCCTTTCCACGTCAGCTTTTGATCTGAGCATTTCATTCAGATTGATAGTGAGGTTGGTTCCGGAGGCATTCTTTGAGGCCTTAGGCAGTTCACTATTACATGAGGGAATTCTCTCCTTCCCAATAGTCCAATCCATGCTGTTAATTAAAGAGGTCCTTCACACCTTATAAAAAAAGGGAAGGAAAAAGTTATGGGTGCATAATCTCAAATCTGGTGAGTTTTGCAATGTAAAAACACATTCAGggcatttaataaataaaaaatgatccCGTGTTATCTACATTCTTCACCATATGCTTTTGAACAGTGAAACTTCACATTTAGTCTCTGTGTCAGTATTGTACTGGATAGTACCATGGGAATTTGGTGTCGCGTTGACGTGCTAGTCAGAAATAGGAAACTCTGAAATATccaacttgctaactggttgaatgCGACACGTGTACAACCAGTTATCAAGTGGAAATGTCTAAGTTTCTCATTCCAGCGAGCACGTGAACGCGGCACAAACAGCACACACACTGCTCGctttttatttttcaaattggcaggCATTATGCATACTCAATCATGAAAATGATAAAGCAATATATACCCATTTAGCTAAAGAAATTGCAAACATGGTATTGATTTATCATTTGCCCATCTGCACATTTTCTCCGAGATTAAACATTTAATCTCAACACAgttctgtttccaaaactaaaacctgtaataaacagagtggactacgttttgtagactttaccctttgccaaagtttggGAAAAtgttgtttaggagtgcaagggcgaattgagttattgcacacgcacacttcacagagtaggtgtTCCCTAACAAAAATACGCAATTATATTCTAGAAAGGTTAGATATAAAACATCTTTGGCTATATGTTTCcagagacttccagtcattgtgctaacgctagttagcgatggctcgcaaaactaccttcAACTTCCCTCAAATTGCATGCAGAGACATTAAAATGGTAGAcctatccatgagttcatctgactataGGTAAGTAGAAAAAGGGCTTAATTGCCAACATTTCACACTATCCCTTTAACTATTAAAATGGGTGGACTAGATGGGCCTACCTAAAGCGCTTTTATTTCTAAATGGCAAAACAGATGTATGAAAATACGCTGAAAGAGAAGGTGACATTATGCACTGCCGCCTCATATTcatcatttgatctcaaatccaaaatggtaGCATCGACCCATCAAGACAAGATATTAGCTTCACTATCCAAATACATATTGTATAACATGCACAAAAAAGAGCCAGTGTAAAACAAACAATTAATGGTGTGACTAGTCTGGGCTACAGAACATGTGACTTTATATAGCATAAATACAGTCCCCAAaattcctgtgtgtgtggggggaggggggggggagggttgCGTGATTCAGCATTGAAATAGAATGAACAGAATGGACTTCCCCAGTCAAGTCAATGAtgtcataatgggtggactggcagccatagagtggtgaggaggaggaaagcAACTTCCCCATTCATTTTCTGTATTCACTCAATGTTTTAAGCTTTGTTTTACTATTGACAGTTACAGCTGATTAGTTGATTGTATATCGATTTGCTCTCCTTAAATGTAAGTCATCTGATTTATTAGCTACAGTCTCTGAATTGTTTAATCAAACTTTTCACTGCCAGCTCCTGATATCAGAGCATAAAAACTACAAACTGTCTCCTGAATTAGCCTGTGCACCcatgtagcagtgtgatgttgttcccctagattatgcaccaaattgcacacaaggaccaattcaaatagggcaggtcaagaggggatgttaataatttgataataataattcagtgtattttttatttaattacagctgcatagctaatgtttttctttggtgtacaaacactttttcatatcaatattgtacatacatgtgattgtaaaagttttgtatattttggtttggcccatcgcgggttatctgtatttcCGTACCCCTTGttgttctcttttgcctgaccttcggctagcaaggtgcctgagagctaggactgcgccaagggttaacataatgtgtgttgtctcttcgtgtgcagggcaaataaaaataaTTCAACTAGCAGACCgtcagttgtggcagcgtcctaattaaaagtacacaacgcagaatgaaccacgctacacccacttgtattttgtttcaatcaaagaaTATATACTGCCTACTAgtgcatgtacagtgcattcagaaagtattcagaccccttcactttttccacgttacagccttattctaaaatggattcaatcgtcccccccccccttaatctacacacaataccatataatgacaaaataaacagcttttttacatttttgcacatttattaaaaataaaagtcagaaatatcacatttacataagaattcagaccctttactcagtcctttgtcgaagctcctttggcagcgattacagcctcaagtcttcttgggtatgacgctacaagcttgacacacctgtatttggggatttctcaaattcttctctgcagatcctctcaagttctgtcaggttggatggtgagcatcaatgcacagctatttccaggtctctccagagatgctcgactgggttcaagtccgggctctggctgggccactcaaggacattcagagacttgtcccaaagccactcctgcattttattggctgtgtgcttagggttgttgtcctgttgttgtcctgttggaaggtgaaccttcgccccagtctgaggtcctgatgctgccaccacgcttcaccgtagggatggtgccatgtttcctccagacgtgacgcttggcattcaggccaaagagttcaatcttgttttcattagaccaaagaatcttgttttggaaaactccaagcgggctgtcatgtgacttttactgaagaggggattccgtctggccactaccacaaaggcctgattggcggagtgctgcagagatggttgtccttcaggaaggttctcccatctccacagaggaactctggagctctgtcagagtgaccatcgagttcttggtcatctccctgaccaacgcccttgacagaatcctgtctcagcactctacggacaattccttcgacctcatggcttggtttttgctctgacatgcactttcaactgtgggaccttatatagacaggtgtgtgcctttccaaatcatgtccaatcaattgaatttacaacaggtggactccaatcaagttgttgaaacatctcaaggaggatcaatgaatagaggatgcacctgagctcaatttcgagtctcagagcaaagggtctgaatacttatgtaaacaacgtatttattttaatacatttgcacacaaaagaattatcctgtttttgctttgtcattatggggtattattgtgtatagattgatgaggataagaaataaaagtaatcaattttaaaatcaattttaggctgtaacgtaacaaaatgtggaaaaagtaaaggggtttgaatactttccgaatgcactgtatggtcAACTTCAGCTAACCATCCTAAAATATAATTTGAAATTAGGCGTTTTTGGTGTAACTGTAATGTTATAGGCCTACTATGTTATTATATTCGGTTCTGTTatgtaaaatgcaaatgaatcatTGTGATCTTGCAAGagattgattcagctttgatctaactttactaaacgagcaccattgtgagaagtgaTACTTTTCTATTTGTAATAATAAGAAGTGATGAGTATGACTATTCCGTAGGCAACAGATCTTGATGAGATGTCATTTTAAGCGATTGGAGCGCCCTTTGTGGACCTGAAAGGACAGCGCCAGAATCGCGCAATGACGTTAAAGAAGTTGAACCAACTTGTGGTGCTGAAGGATAGCTCTACCATTCGCCCAGTTCAGGAACAAACAACAATCATTTGCAGTAGGCCTACAGCCTAATAGGCCTACGACTACATGGTACAtctatttgtaggctatagcctaatgtaAATACAAATAGCTTACTATCATTGCACTGTTTATGAGGATAGCTTTATTGCGAGTAAGCATTTTGTGTAGCTTACACACTGTATCATAAATCAATTTTGATTAGCTTGAACAGATGGATACAATATACCCTACTACAGGATAAAAGAAAACAGGTGAACTATCCATTCATAGAATTTAGTTGCATAGATTAAACATGCTATCAAATCAATTGACCAAGTAGTAAACATAAATCCTTACTACAGGGGCCTCCCaagtagcgcagcggtctaaggcaaggCGTCACTACAAATCCCAGTTCGATCCCAGACTGTGTCACAACCCGccatgaccgggagtcccatggggcagctcacaattggcccagtgttgtccggtaGCACTACACCCCTGGTCATGACTGGATCTAAATATCTGTCGTAAAACGACAGTGGCGAAGGATATCAATAGTATTTAATGCGGATCAAAGTTCCGTTTTAAGATTCATTGGGGTAAAGTTAACTGGACGCTTCTGACTGATCTTGGAACTGTGACAACGGGCAGCCTCTCCCCGCTTGTTTGATCggagacaaaatatccacagggaAGCCTTATCAACCCAACCTTCAGTATGCTATCCTGTATATCAGTTTTTCGCATGAGACAAACGCTTGTACAATATGGCCGAGCCTAACCAAACCACAGACCGAACATTGTCCCACGCAATCAGCTGGCAAATTTGACAAACACTTCCAGCTGATTGCAAGGAAACGTGCTTCGGTTGACTACTTTCGGTTACATTAAGCTATTGTTTACATATTGTTCATCACGCGCATTACATCAGGAGATTGAAAATACAAGTGACAGAACCTACCACCGCAGCAAAAAGTCAGGTAAATTACACTTTCTCCTTCTCCTACTGTCAAAAGAACCAACAGCACTGACAACGGTAAATCTCATTTTATCCAACATTCTggaacattctggcttgtagagtCTTACATATTTTTTAGGCAGACTTCTTTCAGACTGAATATCCCTGGGTTAACCATGGCAAGAGTCTGATGTTTTGGAAATGTTGTACCCTTTACCTTTTTCAAACGGACTATtgtcacagatagaacaatgagacagatatttcaccggatgtacaCATGTGGAGCATCCGCTTGgaatttccactcactaccaaatatggaaGTGAGAGGAAGCCTAGTAGccagcagtgggagaagatggaaggagatggatttctcatcgattaaacatttgatctcaatacagctttctgttcccaaaactagaatctgttttAAACAGAGTGGATTAAGTATTTTAGACTttaacatttgcaaaaataaaatcgCGTGCAAAGGTGAATTGCGTTATTGCACACGCGCGTTTCACAGATTgtgcgttccctaacggaaatatgcagacGTCTGCTAGAACAGGCAAATAGGATCTcgctggctctgcccacctccttgcttgttctgcccactatgactcatttgtttCTATTGGAAACGAGAGGCTGTGGTCtgtcttggtttagttataaaaatctttgcTGTCGTATGTTTTTTAAATCAGACTTTattaacataatctacaaatcaccttacaCCATAAtgactcattattatttgtagatcagtcagtcacactCTACCCATGATACAACACGGTTTTGTTGCTCTCAAACACAGCCTCGGTCTTTATAGTGCGACTTCACTTTCAGACAGAAAGGAAGACTTGGCGTCTTTCTACAGTCTATGGCGTATCCTCTCGAGTCAGGAaatacatattatattcttatgtTGATCACTTGAAATGGTTGGCTTATTCAATAAAAACGAATGAACAAATCACAACAGCTCACCATTTGTACGAAGTATGTAGTGATTGTCAAGTAGGCTATATTTTGTAGGTTGAAGCCGAAGACTGATCCTCCATTTACTAGCAGCCTATATATTTCGTAGTTGGCCATTCGCGTGCGTGTGATTACGCGGACTGACTCGCACAACATGTGGGTAAATACTCATGTAGCCAACACACAGTAGGCCTATCCCGGATGCAAAACTCACAATGTGTAGATCATCGAAGATGCGCCCACATACTTTAATTTTGCCATGCCAATGACAGACCTAATTTTATCAGGTTGTCTGTCTTACGGGAAATGCAGTGGTTGAGCTCATGATAGTAATATTTGTCAGCGTTTTAGTGTGCATTTAAGTTAACATAAATGTACCTACTGAACCTGAAACACATTTAAACGTCTGTATGGTTAAGGATTAAATACAGAAAACAatacagcatgtgtgtgtttaaagCGTCAGTTGTAATGACATCAATTCCCATAATGCTCTCCTCTGCTAACACAACAGGGCCGCATTCAGCAGAACTAAGCGTTGTGTTGTAAACGGTCCTGttctgaacgaccagttgaaTGTTGTGAATAGGCTATGGTGGCATAGGGGACGATTGTGTGCTGCACGAGTTTTGCGATTTGAAATGGGCAGACACATATTGATCACACCTGTGAAACGGGAGCAAACACACTTCAAATAATGTTGAAGAACGGTGCGCAGCGTTTTGGGGAAACGTGTACGTTATGCAACGTAGCAAATCGTTTAATGAACTGAACGCATCCCAGCAGTGGGCTACCGAACTGTGCCAGACAGGGACCGCAGCAAGTAAACAAACCTATTCGACACATTGATAGCGGAAGCGAATTTAGGATACAGTTGTTATATTGATCGGGGGCTTACGTTAGCTGCCGTACACGACACGGCAGTAAACCCTTGAAAAAACTGGAATATTATTACAGTATTTGTTTTCGCACGGGAATAGACTGCTGATATGCGCATTATGCACTGCATCACTTTCGATAATATGGACGATTTTACCCTCGACATAGAGTACCTCATATGGGATTTAGGTTGGCATCTATAGCTACAGTAGGACATTATTCCGTTGCATTGGACTGAAAGCAGCTGTCCTTGAGCTCCAGGATCATGGGCCCCATTATGCAGGAACGCACTGCCTCCACGGCATTGAAACGCGGTGTTTCCAAAGAGAAGATACGTACGAAAAATTCTGAAAATAACGGACCGATTACGAggtaatcaatcaaatgtattataAAGCCTTTTTCACATCagtagttgtcacaaagtgcttatacagaaacccatcctacaaccccaaagagcaagcaatgcagatgtagaagcacagtggctggtagaaacctagagaggaaccaggctctgagaggtggcaattcctcttctggctgtacggGTTAATAT belongs to Salvelinus alpinus chromosome 28, SLU_Salpinus.1, whole genome shotgun sequence and includes:
- the ppp1r3da gene encoding protein phosphatase 1, regulatory subunit 3Da — its product is MDWTIGKERIPSCNSELPKASKNASGTNLTINLNEMLRSKADVERKRVPIRPPNPRASAPRELGFSRGLSCEPMPKPIIRRRARSLSSSTEWKRHTRNVGVRFVDCLGLDLEDVKVFKTGEDPFVPQHVSFRLLMGAELAGGKNLEISLPYLKPVFPQQPGDRPEFFSRLRQQRVCLERVLCFDLGIIGITQVLNLHFEKEVSVRYSFTGWRCSSETKASWVSTTCKSWDGTQEQLNCDTFRFHLPVPPFLLPGAALEFAVRYKVSGKEHWDNNEGQNYKLVCHSYKLTVPKECEHSMVHFI